The following are encoded together in the Desulfococcus multivorans genome:
- the gatB gene encoding Asp-tRNA(Asn)/Glu-tRNA(Gln) amidotransferase subunit GatB, which produces MEFVTVIGLEVHAQLKTRTKIFCGCSTAFGAPPNTHVCPVCLGMPGVLPVLNRKVAAYAVKMGIATHCTINRESRFARKNYFYPDLPKGYQISQYELPICEHGYIEIDGDGEKKRIGITRIHMEEDAGKLIHHPGRSVSHVDLNRTGVPLIEIVSEPDIRSPEEAGSYLRKLHAILRYLDICDGNMEEGSFRCDANVSIMPAGATAFGTRTELKNLNSFRHVEKALHYEIVRQQEVIGDGGTVVQETRLWNPDRGVTTPMRGKEEAHDYRYFPDPDLLPVVVDDAWIREITAGLPELPDAREKRFVEVLGLTPYDAGVLTAERELADYFEACLEAYPRPKPAANWIMGPLLGLLNSEGKDIGASPIAPADLGALLKLVDDGTLSGKIAKTVFEEMAATGRPPGRIVAEKQLVQLSDGDAIEGIINDVLAGHPDEVAAFRGGKTKLMGFFVGEVMRATKGKANPKMVNEILWRKLG; this is translated from the coding sequence ATGGAATTTGTGACCGTCATCGGGCTGGAGGTTCATGCCCAGCTCAAAACCCGAACCAAGATCTTCTGCGGCTGCTCGACAGCCTTCGGCGCCCCGCCGAACACCCATGTCTGCCCGGTCTGCCTGGGAATGCCCGGGGTTCTGCCGGTGTTGAACCGCAAGGTCGCGGCTTACGCCGTGAAGATGGGCATCGCCACCCACTGCACCATCAACCGGGAAAGCCGTTTCGCACGCAAAAACTACTTCTACCCGGACCTTCCCAAGGGCTACCAGATCTCCCAGTATGAGCTGCCGATCTGTGAACACGGTTACATCGAGATCGACGGGGACGGCGAAAAAAAGCGGATCGGCATCACGCGGATCCATATGGAGGAGGATGCCGGAAAGCTGATCCATCACCCCGGCCGCTCCGTCAGCCATGTAGACCTCAACCGGACCGGGGTTCCCCTGATCGAGATCGTCAGCGAACCGGACATCCGCTCTCCGGAAGAGGCCGGCAGCTATCTCAGAAAACTCCACGCCATCCTGAGGTATCTCGACATCTGCGACGGCAACATGGAGGAAGGCAGCTTCCGCTGCGACGCCAATGTCTCCATCATGCCGGCAGGGGCAACGGCCTTCGGCACCCGGACCGAACTGAAAAACCTCAATTCCTTCCGGCATGTGGAAAAAGCCCTGCATTACGAGATCGTCCGCCAGCAGGAGGTCATCGGCGACGGTGGGACGGTCGTCCAGGAGACCCGACTCTGGAACCCGGACAGAGGCGTGACCACCCCCATGCGCGGCAAGGAGGAGGCCCACGACTACCGCTATTTTCCCGATCCAGACCTCCTGCCCGTCGTGGTGGACGACGCCTGGATCCGGGAGATCACGGCCGGACTGCCGGAATTGCCCGACGCCAGGGAAAAGCGCTTCGTGGAGGTGCTGGGACTCACGCCCTATGACGCCGGGGTTCTGACCGCCGAACGCGAACTGGCGGACTACTTCGAGGCCTGCCTCGAGGCCTATCCCCGGCCCAAGCCTGCGGCCAACTGGATCATGGGCCCCCTCCTGGGGCTGCTCAACAGCGAAGGCAAGGACATCGGGGCCTCCCCCATCGCCCCCGCCGACCTGGGTGCCCTCCTGAAGCTGGTGGACGACGGCACCCTGAGCGGCAAGATCGCCAAGACCGTTTTCGAAGAGATGGCCGCCACCGGCAGGCCGCCCGGACGGATCGTCGCTGAAAAACAGCTGGTGCAACTCTCGGACGGCGACGCCATCGAAGGGATTATCAACGACGTCCTCGCCGGTCATCCGGACGAGGTGGCGGCCTTCAGAGGCGGCAAGACCAAGCTGATGGGTTTTTTCGTGGGCGAGGTGATGCGGGCCACCAAAGGTAAGGCCAACCCGAAGATGGTCAACGAGATCCTGTGGCGGAAGCTCGGATAG